From Brassica rapa cultivar Chiifu-401-42 chromosome A06, CAAS_Brap_v3.01, whole genome shotgun sequence:
CGATCGtagtaaatataaatttgagGTAGTTTCCCGTCTATTACAAATGTATTACATAGCTTAATACTAGCTCTTTAAGCTTAATTTGATTTAGTAACAAGAAAATATACTTTAGTTACATTTAACTTAATCAAAAGCGgataattaataatttgtttctGTCAAGTTGCTATGTGAGTGTGAGTGTGAGTGTGTTTACGAAGTCAAAGGCAGGCAATTATTGAGAGAAGTTGACCAAACCCAAGAATCTTCGGTTATTATTCCAATGGTCCAACAACAGAAAATATCTCTTACATTCAAAGTCAGTATTACATTTTTGCGAGACTTTGGAATTTTTTTCATCTACAGATACATTACTTATgtcaaattaattattttcccgtttaacaaaaaaaattactctaaCTAATAACCattgtggaagcaccgtagcctactgattaaggtttaaaggcttctataCCCATGTCTAGGATTCGAATctcagactatgcaatttcttgcagattacaggaaatccaggtttcaagtcccggagagagTGATTTATTAAAACAATTACGCAGACTACACAGAAGAAAAGCttacaagggatcttcaacatggtgcaagtaaatctggtcaggCATAGATCTTCATAAGACGGCttaggtgatgcagttaggcgtaggtcttcataaatcaggtagtattgtcggttgtcgaatcgtttatgtaatctttcttatatcataattgtaatatcctaataaatcagcgttaaagcaaaaaaaactaataaccattaaaaaaatatgaagaataaaaagaaaaaaaatgaaaggaataaactaaaaagaaaaactattcaTCTcctaatttgataaaaataattgtaatcTATTATTCCTTAAATGTTAAGGAATGTAAAAGAATCATAAGAACAAATATTTTTCGTAAACGGTGTAAATTGCAAGAAATGATAAAGAATTTACTattttcattcattttcttGGTCACTATTTAGAGCCTAAGATAAAAGCGTTTTCTTGTTTCTAAAAAATTGTTATTCCAAAAAACTGTTATTTGTAGAAGCTCATCTGTCCAGCAATTTGATTAAgcatttattaatatttttataccgAGAAGTTTGAAGTTCAAACCACAGAAAATTCAAATTACgcaaattataaaaacaaagtTACAAAATGTCTTCAACATGATGTACAGCATACCATCGaatataaatttcataggacGGTTCGAAATGGCACAGTCAAACATGTGTTTTTATAAGAtggtagaattgtcggctgtaaaatcgtatatataatatttctcaCCGATGTAATGATATAAATAATTAGACGTTAAAAGActgttatttttatatattaaaaacgaaTAATCACGAAGAATACCAAATTCACTGTTCAttcttattaataaaatttagttaatcaatattattaaagCATAGTAATTGACGATAAATAAGTAAGTTTTATTATTCTGAACATGACATGAATGTTAATTTCAATAGTCCTGGACAGAAAGCAACAAGTGTAATATCAGCTATTAAATAACCACATATTATAAAAATGAGCCGTGTTGTATTATAAATGACAGAAGCAACCCTGTCGACAGAGATATATTACGAAGGCGATACCAAGCAGAACTCTCGCACTCTCTATAAAGCTGAGCTCCTCTTTGCCTCTCTAAAAACCTCTCAGACTCAAATCAAATCCTTTCCCTTCCTTTTCTCGAAACTCTCAAACCTCAACAGAAAAAAATGGCGCGAATTCTCTTCCGTCTTCTCGGAGAATCCAACACTCCGTCGCCTGTCACGGATACCTCCACCGTCTCTTTGAACTCCGATCTCGTCGTCATCCTCGCCGCTCTCATCTGCGCCTTGATCTGCGTCCTCGGTCTAATCGCCGTTTCTCGATGCGTATGGCTCCGTCGTCTCGCCGCCGGTACCAGAACCTCCTCCGGATCCCAAGACGGTTCCGGCCAGTCTCCTCCGCAGCAGGCAGCGGCGGCGAACAAAGGACTGAAGAAGAAAGTGCTCCAGTCTCTCCCGAAGCTGACTTTCTCGCCGGAGTCGCCTTCGTCGGAGAAATTCGCCGAGTGCGCGATCTGTCTGACGGAGTTCTCCGCCGGCGACGAGCTCCGTGTGATGCCGCAGTGTGGTCACGGGTTCCACCTGTCTTGCATTGACACGTGGCTCGGGTCTCACTCGTCTTGCCCTTCTTGTCGTCAGATCTTGGTTGTTGCCAGGTGTCATAAGTGTGGCGGGTTGCCCGGTAGCTCCAGCTCCGGGTCTGAACCCGAGCCCGAACCTGAAATCGTAATCCGAATTAAGCAAGGCGAAGATGATCCTAGTTCCTACTTGCCCTGATTCGTTTGGTTCCTTCTTCGTGTGTTAGAAGtatcttttataatttaatgCAGATTAGTGGATAGTGGTTATTCTCTTGATGTGTACATCAGTACATGTTTATTGTAATTTGTAAATGTTGTATTAAATTGAAATTTAGCAATTTGCGTCTAATCCTTTTTAATCTACTTTGAGTTTACGGGTATTTTACGACCTCCTGGAAGTTGATCATCTGAGCTCACCGAATCGTCTGATTTGTGTTTAAGTTTATGTGATTTTTTCCCATGaaaattgatatattttctttctcaaaaaagataaaagaagaaaattgaTCTGTTTTTGTTCTATGCACTGTATATTAGTTATAAGTCCAATACGTATTTGAATAAATTGATTTACTATTGCTTTATGATTATGGAGATTGAGTTGACACAAATAATATGCATAGACCTACCCAGTCGAATTTGAATTAGGTTTTCGGATTTCGTGTTAAGCAATCTACTAACCTTATtcgtgtttttgttttgtttttggtattAATGGTATGTGTTCGATTTCAGATCGAAGTCGGAAAATGCCATTCACAAAATTCGTTCGGGTATTTTAACATCACTGGTCATACATAAACATCTTTAGGTTCAGCTTTGATTCAAATCCCatgttaaattataaattagtggtttagttataattaaattagtatGATAACACATGTATACGACCAAACACATGTGTTTTGTGGGTGGTATGTGTTTTTACTCTTTAACTTTTACACTTTTACCAATAACCCGAGAACTtacataaatcaaaatcaaaacataCAGTAGTTCTCGGCATTGATTCTTTGGCCCATACTACTTTTCGCGTCTGAACAAGTTTTAGAGTCTAAAACCTTAATTCTTTGGTTCATCTTTCTCGCATGTGTGAAAGTTTCAGAGTCTAAGCTCTCAACTCTTTAAGTCATTTTTTCGTTTTCACATTTAGTAGTTCTCGGATCAAAAGCCATCAAGTTCGTggatcaaaaaattaaaatcgtCTCCATATGTTTATATCACCTAGTTGGTGTGCAATTTACAAATTCATACTTAGACTTACACATTCCCGCTACTATCTTAAACTGACCCAAATTCATAAACGACAATTTTGTATGTTTCTAATATGtttgaatatattataaattaattttcatgAAACATAGGGTGCAACACTAGCAGCTAGGTTTCAACCACAAAAAACCAGAAAAATTGTGTTTCAtgtacaaaattaaatttaaggTCTGTTTTCAACAGCATCTAATATCTGTTTTTATTTCATTGCTTCATTGAATAATGGAAATGGTTTGAGGTCCAGTGATCGATCGACCTGATGTATTAAATTTTGAATCGTACTCTGAATCATCCTTTAACTGATATGCTCGAGTTGGTTCACGAGTGGTAAGCATGTTGATGGTGACAACCATTCTTCaacataaaatatcaaatattgcTACAACAGAGAAAAAACAAATACCATTCTAGCTCTGCGCATTTGATTTCTATATTATAAAGTCAAAAGAATTAAATTTATGTAGTGACACTATCGAGTATCGACCGATAGCCTATTCTAGGAAACTCAAGCTCGTTAGTTTAGTAGCTTATTTTTGTCCAACAAATAGCCACTAGCGTTGTTAACCACTATGTTGTTCAACTTGGTTTAAGAAATTAATACATTCattaaaacttataaatataagtggattttcaatttataatgCCTGAACGTGATATTAAAGAATATGAATACGCCGACAAAAAATCATTTGAATATAATTTCTGTTTAAAATTGAGCACCAAAAGACTAATCAGTTGATTACctgatttttttatagtttcttgCTAACTACGGGAATATTCCCCAATAAATGGGAAAGGAAATCTGGCCAGTGTGCGTGATACAAATGCTATGTAATGGCCTAATGGGTCTGTAACCTTTCCATATTTTTGActaaattttacatttcaaTATCATTAATAATATTACTAGGTGTTTTCATGCACCATGTGCactataaaatttttaatatttaaattatatctaaaaataattttttattattattctaattttattttttacaaatattttaatataaaattttatttaattgaacataaaattaagataaaataaacagtttttctttaatttttgtttaaaaatatatatgtatatatttaaaattataatcttagataattttttatatatttcttttagataaaaatatattaaaccaacttgtataaaattaagaaaaattgatataaaaGTTGTATAATCATCAAAAAGTAAAACTAAacagtatttttaaaatttgtagatatataaaatttaataatattaattttataatttaaaaaaaaaatcaaatccacTTTAGTaacaaattgtataattattaaaaaatagaaagaaataatatttcGAAATTTGTAGAATGTtattatatttctattattatattatttaatgttatatttgaatatatttagtttaatgatgatgtatagtttactaccatattctaaaaagtttatcaaaaatataaataatcattaaaTGTAATTGTTTATGTCACATTTAACCCTAAGACATGTCGTCATTTTTATTATGTCATGTCATATTTATTTAGTGAAAATAATTGTAACGATGACATGTGTCAAAATTACTTTGTCTATACAATGTCTAGAGATAGCAataatcaaataactatttGTATTTCTTCAACTTCTTTTGGGTTTTAGCCTTTTAGGGGTTATATAATTTCGGGAATACGAGCCTATGCTCCACTAAATCGGATGGATTTTATAATTAACTATAAGGATAGAAAGAGTCAAGATGACTGCAGTCTGCAGCAGACTGcaagaaattaaaatttgtgTTGTCTTCTAgcttttttgagttttgaccTAACAAATAGATTGTGATATTCCtcatatatatttaagaatttaAGTTAATCtttgaataaaataattgatagatttataaattgatAGTTTAGTTTAAATTCTTTTTGTCAACAGTGTAGTTATTTAAATTGAATATTATTCGTTTGCAATTAAGGGGAGCCATTGAATTAAAAACGACGGATGGTCCACCATATAATTCCATCACAAGCATTTCCACTACGGAAAGTGCGTCCTTGTGCTTAGTGCTGCTAACCatattataaacatatttatattgtaatttAAACCCTTTTAATTCAACAAAAACTTACGACCATTAACCTAAAGTTCAATTTATAGTGGACTGTGAgaaaactatatttttgaatatttattcaTGCGAATAGTAATTTACTACAAAATCGTactttatcacaaaaataaaaaggaaagaaatagaaacaaattcTTGATCAGAAGGCCATTTATGTAGGGGATTAGAAATTGACTACTGtcattatcattaattatttctAACATTGCGAAGTAAGAGCATGTCCAAAAGATTTTGTATAGctttaaatatagagttttttttttcttaaaaaagaattttaaaatttcaaatttgaagtttgaagagtgaaattttatatttgaagtttcaatactcaaaacttcaaatttgaagtttcacatttttatttgcattttgacTCTTACAATTACACATCATATTTATgattcttaattattttttcgtttacctttttaattcttaaaattttatatctcataaatatttcaatttttttttataaatttaagttttacacataaaattaataaaactttaaaataaaatttaaaatattttaaaactagatttaaacaacaacaatattacaaaagaaacttaatag
This genomic window contains:
- the LOC103872868 gene encoding RING-H2 finger protein ATL80, which produces MARILFRLLGESNTPSPVTDTSTVSLNSDLVVILAALICALICVLGLIAVSRCVWLRRLAAGTRTSSGSQDGSGQSPPQQAAAANKGLKKKVLQSLPKLTFSPESPSSEKFAECAICLTEFSAGDELRVMPQCGHGFHLSCIDTWLGSHSSCPSCRQILVVARCHKCGGLPGSSSSGSEPEPEPEIVIRIKQGEDDPSSYLP